The genomic interval TGCAGAAGTGCCTCGCCATGTACGAGGAACTCGGCATTCGCGCCGTCGGCCAGCACGTGGCGGAATCGGAGATGCCGCGCAAGGTCGTGCATCTGCTCGAGACGTATGCGCCGGATATCCTGATCATCACCGGGCACGACGGCGTGATCCGCAAGGGCAAGGACTGGTCCGACATCAAGAACTACCGAAACTCGCAAAACTTCGTGAAGACGGTCGCGAATGCGCGAAAATACGTGCGGAACATGGACGATCTCGTCATCATCGCCGGGGCGTGTCAGTCGCACTTTGAGGCGCTCATCGAGGCGGGCGCGAACTTCGCTTCGTCCCCGCAGCGGATTATGATCCACGCGCTCGATCCCGTCTTCATCGCGGAAAAGGTGGCGTTCACGCCCATTCACGAAACGGTGAACCTGTACGACGCGGTAAAATCCACCTACACCGGGACGGATGGCATCGGGGGATTGGAGTCGCGGGGCAAGTACCGGCTCGGCCTGCCGAAGTCCATGTACTGAAGCGATGCATGGCCTTCGAAGCGCCACTCCCCGCGGGAAACGCCGATCGGCTACCCGCGGTGGGCCATCCTCGGCGTGTCGAATTCCATGAGGTTCGCCACAGATCCCCGTAAAATACCCATGTTGAGCGTCAGTGATATTGTCACCGTGAGATTCGTCCGTGAAAATGTCATGTATGAGCAAGGAGTATCTTGTAATGCGGCAGGAAGAAGCTCGGCGTCTCACGGTCATTTCGAAATTGATTGACGGCCATCTCTCGGTCGCTCAGGCTGCTGAATATTTACAGCTTTCGATTCGTCAAGTTCTTCGTATCAAAAAACGCGTCCTCGAGGAGGGGGAAGCAGGGGTCATTCATAAAAACCGAGGACGCCAACCTTCCCATACGTTACCCCAATCCCTGAAGCACAAGATTGTCGCGCTGTATCAGTCGGACGACTATCGCGGCTGTAACGATACGCACTTCACAGAGCTTTTGGCAGTACGTGAAAACATCTACGTCAGCACGTCCACCGTTCGGCGTATCCTCCGTGCAGCCGGTATTTCAGCCGCCCGCAAACATCGTGCACCACGATCCCATCGCTCGCGTCGTAGAATGCCCCAAGCGGGCCTGCTATGGCAAATGGATGCCAGTACCTTCGACTGGTTAGAAGACCGCGGACCGCGTCTGACCTTGCATGCTGCGATCGACGACGCCACGGGGCGAATCGTCGGTGCTGCATTTGCCCGCACGGAGTGTCTTGAGGGCTATTGGTCCGTTCTTCACCACGGCATCACGGCGTATGGCATCCCCGTCGCCCTGTACGTGGATCGCCATACGATCTTCCGCTCGCCCAAGGCTGACAAACTCACGATCGACGAAGAACTGGCTGGCGTCAAACCTTCCACTCAACTTGGCAGGGCAGTGGCCGAACTCGGGATTTCCTTGACCTTTGCACGCTCCCCGCAGGCGAAAGGGCGAATTGAACGTCTTTGGGAGACCCTTCAGGACCGCCTAACCCATGAACTACGCCTGCACCGTATCTCAACCCTTGAAGCGGCAAATGCCTTCCTTCCCGCGTTTGTTGAGCGGTTCAACGCACGTTTTGCTGTGGAGCCTGAGTCACCAGAACCGGCATACCGACCACTGGCTCCCCACCACAACCTCCACCGTATTCTTTGCTACCGGGCTTGGCGTAAGGTTTCACCCGGTCAAACGATTTCGTGGAAAGGACAAACGTACCGCATTGTTCCCGAACAGCACCGGGAGACTCTGGCCCCTCGTTCCACCGTGGAGGTTCGGGTGACTACTAATGGAGAATTGTGGATTGTGGCGGGGCAAGGTCGGTTGTATCGTCTCGAGCCTTGTTCGAAGTCTCCGGCTGTGAAAAGGCGGGAAGATGCCACACCCACACCTTCCCGCCAACCCTACAAGCCCCCTGCAGACCATCCATGGCGTCGAATGACTCTCGGCCGCCCAAAACCGAAGCTTCCAACCCCGTCTGCAGAGGCAATTTCACCGTAATCAAGCCACGGTCAGATCGTCAAGGCTTGCTCCTGGGGTGGCTTCAAGGAACGCGCCGTAAGCGAAGCGACCCTTGCACGGGTGCGGTAAACTTTTGCGTCGCCTGAAGGGGGTCTGGAGTGTCCGTCATGAGCCTCTTGCTCCTGGGTCCCTTCAGGCTCAAGTCAAACGGCCTGCACCCGTGCAAGGGTACGGCGCGCACGTCCGAACGCTCTCAAGGTGACACATTCAAAGACGTAAATGACGCGTTTCAAGGTGACATTTTCACTGACGCTTGACATCCCCGTAAAATACCCATTGACACCGAAAAACATGCGCTGATATAATCATCTAATTTCCTTGACACCCCGTTCCGCGCGATGGTATAATGAAGCGCGGAAAGAGGTGGTGTGTGTTGGCCAGGAATGCGCTCCACGAAATTAAGAAGAGTCTGGATGGACTCGTCGGTGAACGCGTGTTGCTCCGCGCAAACGGAGGCAGGCGCAAAACCATTGAGCGCTTCGGGGTTCTCGAAGAGACGTATCCGTCGGTGTTCGTCGTCAAGCTGGACCCGCCGGACGGATCGTTTGAGCGCGTCTCTTACAGTTACGCGGACGTGCTGACCGAGACCGTCGAGCTGATGCTCTGCAAGGAGGACGGGAACACCACCAAGTTCGTGGTCGAACACTGAACCTCGAAGATGAGCCGGGTCCGTGCGAGGACAGGCCTCGTCACATAGATGGATTAAAATGGGAATCACGGGTGAGGCACTTGCCTTGCCCTTTTTTGTTGCTCGTAAGGCCGGTCCCCGCCGTGCGAACCCGCATAGAACGTGCCTTGCCGGCGCATCGTAAGCGTGTCGCCTCTGACCAGGGAGGGATTTGGCATGGCACGGCGGAGAAGCACCATGTCAGATGCGTTCAAAGTGGAACTGGCCAAGGAGCTCGGGTTCTACGACACGGTCCAGCGCGAAGGCTGGGGCGGGATCAAAGCGCGCGACGCCGGGAACATGGTGAAGCGCGCCATCGAGATCGCAGAGCAAGCGTTGGCTGAGAAGTCCGGGCAGAGGTGACCGAGGGCGGCCGGGATCATCCCGGCCGCCCTTTGTTGGCGTTCGCATCATCGCAAGCTGTTTCGGAAAGATTATCCGGATGATCTAACCAATCTCTGGGAGGGCGTGCGGTTGGGGCAGCGAGGACCTCTCGTCATCATCGGCGGCGCGGAGGACAAGACAGGTGAGTGCCGCATTTTGCGCCGATTTCTCGATCTCGGCGGCGGCAAACACGCGCGGGTGCTCGTCATCACCGTGGCGACGAAAACCCCGGTCGAGGTGGGCGCGGAGTACGTGGACGTGTTTCACCGTCTCGGGGTCGACGACGTGCGGACGTTCGACGTGTCCACCCGCGAGGCCGCGAACCGCGACAGCGCGGTGCAGATGATCGCGCAGGCGACATGCATCTTCTTCACCGGTGGAGAACAGGAGCGCATCACGAAGCTTTTGGGCGGAACGAAGGTGGATTCGGCGCTGCACGAGGCGCATCGGAACGGCGTCGTGCTCGGCGGGACGAGCGCAGGCGCCTCCATGATGTCGAGCACCATGATTGTCGAGGGCGAGGGAGAGACCAATCCGCGCCCCTCCATCGTGCGCATGGCGCCCGGCATGGAATTTCTCGATGGCTGCGTGATTGATCAGCACTTCGCACAGCGCGGCAGGCTCGGGCGGCTCCTGTCGGCCGTCGCGCAGTATCCGCATCACCTGGGACTTGGCATCGACGAGGACACGGCCGTCGTGGTGCACGACGGCCACGTGCTCGAGGTCATCGGCCGCGGTGCGGTCAGCGTCGTGGACGCGGGTGGACTGACCTATTCGAACCTCGACAAGGTTCACCGCGACGAGTCGCTGGCGCTGTGTGACGTGAGACTGCACACGCTGCCTGAGGGCTGCGGATTTTTGCTCCGCGAGCGCAGGCCCATCCCCGACTTTCCACACTGGCTTCGCCAGAAGGAGCTATCCTCATGAACATCGTGCGCATTCGCTTCATCGAGGGGCCCAACATCTTCACGTATCGCCCCATTCTTCTGGCCCGCTTGGATCTCGAGGCGTATACAGGCAAAGAGAGCATCGACATCCCCGGTTTCGGAGAACGCCTCTTGCATCATTTTCCAGGTCTCTGGCAACATCACTGCGCAAAGGGCCGGCCGGGCGGCTTCATCGAGCGCCTCGAGGACGGCACCTATTTCGGGCACATCTGCGAACACGTGGCCATCGAGATCGGCCACCTCGCGGGCATCCCGGCCAACTACGGCAAGACCGTGTACGCAGGGCGGCCGGGGCTGTACGACGTGGCCATCGAGTGCGCGTCGTTCCCCGCGCAGCGCCGGGCGCTCGAGGCCGCCCTCGACGTGGTGACCTCGCTCGCCGAAGGCCGCAATCCGGGCGATCTCGACGCCCTGATTCGAGAGGTCGCGAGGCTTTACGAGGACGACCGCCTCGGCCCGAGCACGCAGGCCATCGTGGACGCGTGCCGGCGGCGCAACATCCCCGTGCGGCGCCTGCAGGCGAGCTTCCTCGAACTCGGCTACGGCGTGCACCGGAAGCGCATCGAGGCCACCCTCACGGATCGGACGTCGTGCGTCGCCGCCGACATCGCGAGCGACAAGGCGCTGACCAAGCGCCTCCTCGACGAGGCCGGGCTCGCCGTACCCCCGGGCGGGGTGGCGGTGGACGAGGACGAGGCCGTCCTCCTGTGGCGCCATCTCGACGGCCCCGCGGTCGTCAAGCCGCTCGACGCGCGCCAGGGCCAGGGCGTGTCGCTGCGCCTCGAGTCCGAGGCCGAGGTGCGCGCGGCGTTTCGCGAGGCCAAGCGGTACGCGCGGGAGGTCATCGTCGAAGCGTACGTGCCGGGCGAGAACGTGCGCGTGCTGGTGGTCGACGGCCGCGCCGTCGCCGCGTCCGTGCGCGAGCCCGCCTTCGTGGAGGGAGACGGCGTGCACACGGTCAGGGAACTGGTCGATCTCGTCAACCGCGATCCGCGCCGCGGCGAGGGTCACGAGAAGCCGCTGACCAAGATCGCCATGGACGAGATCGCGCGGCAGGTTTTGGCGCGCCAGGGCATGTCGCCCGAGTCCGTGCCGCAAGCGGGCGAGCGCGTGGCGCTGCGCGAGAGCGCCAACCTGTCGACGGGCGGCGAGGCTCGCGACGTGACGGACGTGTTGCACGCATCCTACCTGCGCATCGCCGAGCGGGCCGCCGAGGCCGTGGGGCTCGACGTGTGCGGCGTCGATCTCGTCGTTCCCTCGCTCACCTCTCCCGCGGACGCTGGGGGATGGGCGGTGATCGAGGTGAACGCCTGCCCGGGCATCCGCATGCACGAGCACCCGTCGAGCGGCTCGCCGCGCCGGGCGGCGGAAGCCATCGTGGAGTCGCTGTTTCCGGCCGGATCGGACGGCCGGATTCCCATCGTGTCCATCACGGGAACCAACGGCAAAACGACGACTGCGAGGCTCGTCGCGCACGGGTTCGCCCTCGCGGGCAAGGCGGTGGGGCTCACGACAACGGGCGGCGTGTACATCGGGGGCGAGTGCGTGTGCAGGGGGGACACGACGGGGCCCATGAGCGCGCGGCTCGTGCTTTCGAACCCGCGCGTCGAGGTCGCTGTGCTCGAGACGGCGCGCGGCGGGATTGTGCGCGGCGGGCTCGCCTACGACGTCGCGGACGTCGGCGTCATCACGAATCTGTCGCTCGATCACGTCGGCCAGGACGGGCTCGAGACCATCGACGACATCGCCTTTGTCAAAGCGCTCGTCGGCGAGTGCGTCCGCGACGACGGGGCGGTGGTCCTGAACGCGGACGATCCGCGCGTGCTCGCCCTGGCGCCGCGCTTTCGCGCGCCACTCGTGCTCGTGTCGCAGGTGCCGGAAAACCCGCACGTCGCGCGACACGTGCAGGCGGGCGGGACCGCTGTGGTGGCCTCGGACGGCGTCCTCTACGAGTGGCAGGGCGGCGCACAGAGGCCCATCATCGGCGTGGCGCAGATTCCCATCTGCCTCGGCGGCCTCGCGCGCTTCCACGTCGAAAACGCGGCGCTGGCGGCAGCCGCCATGCGCGCGGCGGGCTTGCCTCGCTCCACGGTCGCCAAGGCGCTCGCGACGTTCTTGCCCGAGCAGAACACCGGGCGGCTCGAGATGTACGTGCTCCCGAACGGGGCGCGCGTCGTGCTCGACTACGGCCACAACCCGGCCGGCTTCCGGGAGGTCGGGCGATGGCTTCAGGCGCTTCCCTGCAGGCGCCGCGTCGGCGTGGTGGGCGTTCCGGGGGACCGGGCCAATCACGTCGTGGAGGAGGCGGGGCGGGCTCTCGCACCGTGGTTCGACGAGTTCATCGTGAAGGAGGACGCCGACTTGCGCGGGCGTACGCCTGGCGAGGTCGCGCGCCTCCTGTCTTCTTCGATTGCGCGCGCGTGTCCGGACAAAAAGGTGGAGGTCATCCTGGACGAGCGAGAGGCCGCGCTCATCGCCGTGCGGGGTCTCGGGCCGGAGGATGTCGTCTGCGTGTTTTACGAGCGGCTCGCGCCGCTCAAGGAGGCGCTTGAGGAGCTCGGCGCGCGGCCGTGGCACAAGGTTGTGGCGGAAGCCGCGGGCGAGCGGCTCGCGATGCTGTGATCCTTGACATTGTCCCGCCGCCTCGGCATGCTAGTCCTAGTCGAGGTGGAGCGCTTTGCTTTTTCAACGCGCGTACGCGAAGATCAACCTGACCCTGGACGTCCTCGGGCGCCGCGATGACGGCTATCACGAGGTGGACATGGTCATGCAGACCGTGGACCTGTCGGATGTCGTCTGGCTTGAGGCGCGAGACGACGGCGAGATCACCATGGAGAGCACGTCGTCCTCGGTGCCGGTGGACGAGCGCAACCTGTGCGTGCAGGCGGCGCATGCGTTCAGGCGCCGCACGGGCTTTGCGGGC from Alicyclobacillus acidocaldarius subsp. acidocaldarius DSM 446 carries:
- the yabG gene encoding sporulation peptidase YabG → MTVWHIGDRVTRRSYGHDICFVIVELDESSETAILKGLDVRLMADAPFDDLAPVTEEDMRAFEAMRTQVVGECLRIIRSRRAHDSEKRSLRKEARYRANPDFFERPGTVLHLDGDGSYLQKCLAMYEELGIRAVGQHVAESEMPRKVVHLLETYAPDILIITGHDGVIRKGKDWSDIKNYRNSQNFVKTVANARKYVRNMDDLVIIAGACQSHFEALIEAGANFASSPQRIMIHALDPVFIAEKVAFTPIHETVNLYDAVKSTYTGTDGIGGLESRGKYRLGLPKSMY
- a CDS encoding ISNCY family transposase, with translation MSKEYLVMRQEEARRLTVISKLIDGHLSVAQAAEYLQLSIRQVLRIKKRVLEEGEAGVIHKNRGRQPSHTLPQSLKHKIVALYQSDDYRGCNDTHFTELLAVRENIYVSTSTVRRILRAAGISAARKHRAPRSHRSRRRMPQAGLLWQMDASTFDWLEDRGPRLTLHAAIDDATGRIVGAAFARTECLEGYWSVLHHGITAYGIPVALYVDRHTIFRSPKADKLTIDEELAGVKPSTQLGRAVAELGISLTFARSPQAKGRIERLWETLQDRLTHELRLHRISTLEAANAFLPAFVERFNARFAVEPESPEPAYRPLAPHHNLHRILCYRAWRKVSPGQTISWKGQTYRIVPEQHRETLAPRSTVEVRVTTNGELWIVAGQGRLYRLEPCSKSPAVKRREDATPTPSRQPYKPPADHPWRRMTLGRPKPKLPTPSAEAISP
- the veg gene encoding biofilm formation stimulator Veg → MARNALHEIKKSLDGLVGERVLLRANGGRRKTIERFGVLEETYPSVFVVKLDPPDGSFERVSYSYADVLTETVELMLCKEDGNTTKFVVEH
- a CDS encoding small, acid-soluble spore protein, alpha/beta type, whose product is MARRRSTMSDAFKVELAKELGFYDTVQREGWGGIKARDAGNMVKRAIEIAEQALAEKSGQR
- a CDS encoding cyanophycinase, encoding MGQRGPLVIIGGAEDKTGECRILRRFLDLGGGKHARVLVITVATKTPVEVGAEYVDVFHRLGVDDVRTFDVSTREAANRDSAVQMIAQATCIFFTGGEQERITKLLGGTKVDSALHEAHRNGVVLGGTSAGASMMSSTMIVEGEGETNPRPSIVRMAPGMEFLDGCVIDQHFAQRGRLGRLLSAVAQYPHHLGLGIDEDTAVVVHDGHVLEVIGRGAVSVVDAGGLTYSNLDKVHRDESLALCDVRLHTLPEGCGFLLRERRPIPDFPHWLRQKELSS
- the cphA gene encoding cyanophycin synthetase produces the protein MNIVRIRFIEGPNIFTYRPILLARLDLEAYTGKESIDIPGFGERLLHHFPGLWQHHCAKGRPGGFIERLEDGTYFGHICEHVAIEIGHLAGIPANYGKTVYAGRPGLYDVAIECASFPAQRRALEAALDVVTSLAEGRNPGDLDALIREVARLYEDDRLGPSTQAIVDACRRRNIPVRRLQASFLELGYGVHRKRIEATLTDRTSCVAADIASDKALTKRLLDEAGLAVPPGGVAVDEDEAVLLWRHLDGPAVVKPLDARQGQGVSLRLESEAEVRAAFREAKRYAREVIVEAYVPGENVRVLVVDGRAVAASVREPAFVEGDGVHTVRELVDLVNRDPRRGEGHEKPLTKIAMDEIARQVLARQGMSPESVPQAGERVALRESANLSTGGEARDVTDVLHASYLRIAERAAEAVGLDVCGVDLVVPSLTSPADAGGWAVIEVNACPGIRMHEHPSSGSPRRAAEAIVESLFPAGSDGRIPIVSITGTNGKTTTARLVAHGFALAGKAVGLTTTGGVYIGGECVCRGDTTGPMSARLVLSNPRVEVAVLETARGGIVRGGLAYDVADVGVITNLSLDHVGQDGLETIDDIAFVKALVGECVRDDGAVVLNADDPRVLALAPRFRAPLVLVSQVPENPHVARHVQAGGTAVVASDGVLYEWQGGAQRPIIGVAQIPICLGGLARFHVENAALAAAAMRAAGLPRSTVAKALATFLPEQNTGRLEMYVLPNGARVVLDYGHNPAGFREVGRWLQALPCRRRVGVVGVPGDRANHVVEEAGRALAPWFDEFIVKEDADLRGRTPGEVARLLSSSIARACPDKKVEVILDEREAALIAVRGLGPEDVVCVFYERLAPLKEALEELGARPWHKVVAEAAGERLAML